The following proteins are co-located in the Ensifer sp. WSM1721 genome:
- a CDS encoding formate--tetrahydrofolate ligase, with protein sequence MGEVKSDIEIARAAKKKPIMEIGAKLGIPPEHLLPYGHDKAKVSAQFIAAQKEKRNGRLILVTSINPTPAGEGKTTTTVGLGDGLNRIGKRTIVCIREASLGPCFGIKGGAAGGGYAQVVPMEDINLHFTGDFHAVTAAHNLLAALIDNHIYWGNEQAIDIRRIAWRRVMDMNDRALRQIIGSLGGVANGYPRETGFDITVASEVMAILCLAMDIQDLEKRLGNIIIGYRRDKSPVYARDIKADGAMAVLLKDAMQPNLVQTLENNPAFVHGGPFANIAHGCNSVVATATALKLADYVVTEAGFGADLGAEKFFDIKCRKAGLKPDAAVVVATVRAIKMNGGVKKEDLGRENLDALRKGCANLGRHVQNVKKFGVPVLVAINHFTSDTEAEIQAIKDYVRTLGSEAVLCTHWADGSAGIEELAHKVVELANAGHSQFSPLYPDDMPLFHKIETIAKDIYHASEVIADKVVRDQLRTWEDQGYGYLPICVAKTQYSFSTDPNLRGAPTGHAVPIREVRLAAGAGFIVVVTGEIMTMPGLPKAPSSEKIRLNEQGLIEGLF encoded by the coding sequence ATGGGGGAGGTCAAGTCGGACATCGAGATCGCGCGTGCCGCGAAGAAGAAGCCGATCATGGAGATCGGCGCCAAGCTCGGTATTCCGCCGGAGCATCTGCTTCCCTACGGCCATGACAAGGCGAAGGTGAGCGCGCAGTTCATCGCGGCGCAGAAGGAAAAGAGGAACGGCCGCCTCATCCTCGTGACGTCGATCAACCCGACACCGGCCGGCGAGGGCAAGACGACGACCACGGTCGGTCTCGGCGATGGTCTCAACCGTATCGGCAAGAGGACGATCGTCTGCATCCGCGAAGCGTCGCTCGGCCCGTGCTTCGGCATCAAGGGGGGTGCTGCCGGCGGCGGCTATGCTCAGGTCGTGCCGATGGAGGACATCAACCTTCATTTCACCGGTGATTTCCACGCGGTCACCGCCGCACATAACCTGCTCGCGGCGCTGATCGACAACCACATCTATTGGGGCAACGAGCAGGCCATCGACATCCGCCGCATCGCTTGGCGGCGGGTGATGGACATGAACGACCGGGCGCTGCGCCAGATCATCGGTTCGCTGGGCGGCGTCGCCAACGGCTACCCGCGCGAGACGGGATTCGACATCACCGTCGCCTCGGAGGTGATGGCGATCCTGTGTCTCGCAATGGACATTCAGGACCTCGAAAAGCGTCTCGGCAACATCATCATCGGCTACCGGCGCGACAAGAGCCCGGTCTATGCCCGCGACATCAAGGCGGACGGGGCGATGGCCGTCCTCCTGAAGGATGCTATGCAGCCGAACCTCGTGCAGACGCTCGAGAACAATCCGGCTTTTGTCCACGGTGGGCCCTTCGCCAACATCGCCCATGGCTGCAATTCGGTGGTGGCGACGGCGACGGCGCTGAAGCTTGCCGACTATGTGGTGACCGAGGCCGGCTTCGGCGCCGATCTCGGCGCGGAGAAATTCTTCGATATCAAGTGCCGCAAGGCCGGTCTCAAGCCGGATGCCGCCGTCGTCGTCGCCACCGTGAGGGCGATCAAGATGAACGGCGGCGTCAAGAAGGAGGATCTGGGGCGCGAGAATCTCGATGCGCTCAGGAAGGGATGCGCCAACCTCGGCCGGCACGTCCAGAACGTCAAGAAATTCGGCGTGCCGGTGCTGGTCGCGATCAATCATTTCACCTCCGACACGGAGGCCGAGATTCAGGCGATCAAGGATTACGTCAGAACGCTCGGCTCGGAGGCGGTCCTCTGCACGCACTGGGCTGACGGCTCGGCCGGAATCGAGGAACTTGCTCACAAGGTCGTCGAGCTCGCCAATGCGGGCCATTCGCAGTTCTCGCCGCTTTATCCGGACGACATGCCGCTCTTCCACAAGATCGAGACGATCGCCAAAGACATCTATCACGCGAGCGAGGTCATCGCCGACAAGGTGGTGCGGGACCAGCTCAGGACCTGGGAGGATCAGGGTTACGGCTACCTGCCGATCTGTGTGGCGAAGACGCAATACTCCTTCTCCACCGATCCGAACCTGCGCGGCGCGCCGACCGGCCACGCCGTGCCGATCCGCGAGGTGCGGCTTGCGGCCGGCGCCGGCTTCATCGTCGTCGTCACGGGCGAAATCATGACGATGCCGGGCCTGCCGAAGGCGCCGTCTTCCGAGAAGATCCGCCTCAATGAACAGGGTCTGATTGAGGGACTGTTCTGA
- a CDS encoding AAA family ATPase: protein MTLNAGLTTLHEDDIAKHQAVAQSLVTKLVVLERDDAPTGTPIAGTGRRFVSTVSTGGQRRTHEVELARTVQAVRGADPLLSPAQHAVLYRTRRGIQVALAVADVFARQTSLEQLQARNVSAPLTGEDAGHFKALLSASAYIAAFTLAAYIGATLQGEGEPIDDAAEPDFLFDTPQDALKSMVAGLDRTIAGAPDDLALTARARAFCRVAIEGLIARKARFTGLQNFENVHIRLDQDDFTLNGFDVAPGQKRKPLVMTFKKPEEIIGNHIAKHQALKLAKMLMAYDFDRQMNPFVELGGFLFTFIGDGMPGTGKTILIQMLAGMLHDYCGVAGYPFHYENFGVDQISSYQGKSGQNCKEFVNNVMNPRAIGFGTIDDVDQVAAKRSDDRASAGQHEVTAVLMESFAGASTVVRGNCTFGMFSNHPENVDDALRQRAGARWLVDGPQTEADYIDIFALLVGKNHKIPLGQHELYAGQEIKRAVSQSYSAHARPQEEGLVAVWERYEKEKGKIATLADVGAYLHMIKEAEPRFTGRAIRNITDAIKMRAMDVELPDDWFKDAGSFMHKSYDEKKGMIEELRGPITIEMVLQEINRYADSEFRYTDKTDDAAVADIIRRERQREKAIREIETMKRDGRWQA, encoded by the coding sequence ATGACGTTGAACGCGGGCCTCACGACGTTGCACGAGGACGACATCGCCAAGCATCAGGCGGTCGCGCAGAGCCTCGTCACCAAACTGGTTGTTCTCGAGCGGGACGACGCCCCCACAGGCACACCGATCGCCGGTACGGGCCGGCGTTTCGTGTCGACCGTGTCGACCGGCGGGCAGCGCCGCACGCATGAGGTCGAACTCGCCCGCACCGTTCAGGCCGTGCGCGGCGCCGATCCGCTGCTTTCGCCGGCGCAGCATGCCGTCCTCTACCGGACTCGGCGCGGCATCCAGGTGGCGCTCGCCGTCGCCGATGTCTTCGCGCGGCAGACGAGCCTCGAGCAGCTGCAGGCACGCAATGTAAGCGCACCGTTGACGGGCGAGGATGCGGGCCACTTCAAGGCGCTGCTATCGGCATCGGCCTATATCGCCGCCTTCACGCTTGCCGCCTATATCGGCGCGACGCTGCAGGGGGAGGGGGAGCCGATCGACGATGCCGCGGAACCGGACTTCCTCTTCGATACGCCGCAGGACGCGCTGAAAAGCATGGTCGCTGGCCTCGACCGCACCATCGCCGGCGCGCCGGACGACCTTGCGCTCACCGCGCGGGCGCGGGCCTTCTGCCGCGTCGCGATCGAGGGCCTGATCGCCCGCAAGGCGCGCTTCACCGGGCTGCAGAATTTCGAGAACGTCCACATCCGGCTCGACCAGGATGACTTCACGCTGAACGGTTTCGATGTCGCGCCCGGGCAGAAGCGTAAACCCCTGGTCATGACCTTCAAGAAGCCCGAGGAGATCATCGGCAACCACATTGCCAAGCACCAGGCGCTGAAGCTTGCGAAGATGCTGATGGCCTATGATTTCGACCGGCAGATGAATCCGTTCGTCGAACTCGGCGGTTTCCTCTTCACCTTCATCGGCGACGGCATGCCCGGCACCGGCAAGACGATCCTGATCCAGATGCTTGCCGGCATGCTCCACGACTATTGCGGTGTCGCTGGCTACCCCTTCCATTACGAGAACTTCGGTGTCGACCAGATTTCGTCCTATCAGGGCAAGTCGGGTCAGAACTGCAAGGAGTTCGTCAACAACGTGATGAACCCGCGGGCGATCGGCTTTGGCACGATCGACGATGTGGACCAGGTGGCCGCGAAGCGTTCCGATGACCGCGCGTCTGCCGGCCAGCACGAGGTGACGGCGGTGCTGATGGAGAGTTTCGCCGGCGCCTCGACCGTCGTGCGTGGCAACTGCACTTTCGGCATGTTCTCGAACCACCCGGAGAATGTGGACGATGCGCTGCGCCAGCGGGCCGGCGCGCGTTGGCTGGTCGACGGGCCGCAGACGGAGGCGGACTACATCGACATCTTCGCGCTGCTCGTCGGCAAGAATCACAAGATTCCGCTTGGGCAACACGAACTCTATGCCGGACAGGAGATCAAGCGGGCCGTCTCTCAATCCTACTCTGCGCATGCGCGGCCGCAGGAGGAGGGGTTGGTCGCTGTCTGGGAGCGCTACGAGAAGGAGAAGGGCAAGATCGCCACGCTTGCCGACGTCGGCGCCTATCTGCACATGATCAAGGAGGCGGAACCCCGCTTCACCGGCCGGGCGATCAGGAACATCACGGACGCGATCAAGATGCGCGCCATGGACGTCGAATTGCCCGACGACTGGTTCAAGGATGCGGGCTCCTTCATGCACAAGTCCTACGACGAGAAGAAGGGGATGATCGAGGAACTGCGCGGCCCGATCACGATCGAGATGGTGCTGCAAGAAATCAATCGCTATGCCGACAGCGAATTCCGCTACACCGACAAGACCGACGATGCCGCCGTCGCCGACATCATCCGCCGCGAGCGCCAGCGCGAGAAGGCGATCCGAGAGATCGAGACGATGAAGCGCGATGGCAGGTGGCAGGCATGA
- the choW gene encoding choline ABC transporter permease subunit, translated as MEFLTENRIPIGGWAKAFVDWLTTNFELFFDQLANLLSAIISVLLYILQTPHPLIVVAVVTASAWWFRRSIGIAVFTCLGLLLIVNQGYWKETTETLALVLAATFVSMAVGVPLGIVAARRAWIYSIMRPILDLMQTIPTFVYLIPALILFGLGMVPGLIATVIFAIPAPIRLTRLGIISTPPSLVEAAESFGATPWQVLRKVELPFAMPQIMAGLTQTIMLSLSMVVIAALVGADGLGVPVLRALNTVNIARGFESGLCIVILAIVLDRLFRSSDEGEGA; from the coding sequence GTGGAATTTCTGACTGAAAACCGAATCCCGATCGGCGGCTGGGCCAAGGCGTTCGTCGACTGGCTGACGACGAATTTCGAGCTGTTTTTCGACCAGCTCGCAAATCTGCTTTCGGCGATCATTTCCGTTCTGCTCTACATCCTGCAAACGCCACATCCGCTCATCGTCGTCGCTGTGGTGACCGCATCGGCGTGGTGGTTCCGCCGCTCCATCGGAATTGCGGTATTCACCTGTCTTGGGCTGCTCTTGATCGTCAACCAGGGCTACTGGAAGGAGACCACCGAGACGCTGGCGCTTGTGCTCGCAGCGACCTTCGTCAGCATGGCGGTCGGCGTCCCGCTCGGCATCGTCGCTGCGCGTCGCGCCTGGATCTACTCGATCATGCGCCCGATCCTGGATCTGATGCAGACCATCCCGACCTTCGTCTATCTCATTCCGGCCCTGATCCTTTTCGGTCTCGGCATGGTGCCTGGACTGATTGCGACCGTCATTTTCGCCATTCCCGCCCCCATTCGCCTGACGCGTCTCGGCATCATTTCGACGCCGCCGTCGCTGGTGGAGGCGGCCGAGTCCTTTGGGGCAACACCGTGGCAGGTGCTGCGCAAGGTGGAATTGCCCTTCGCGATGCCGCAGATCATGGCGGGCCTCACCCAGACGATCATGCTGTCGCTCTCGATGGTGGTGATCGCCGCTCTCGTCGGTGCCGACGGCCTCGGCGTTCCGGTCCTCAGGGCGTTGAACACGGTCAATATTGCCAGGGGTTTCGAATCCGGCCTCTGCATCGTCATCCTCGCCATCGTTCTCGACCGCCTGTTCCGCTCGTCCGATGAAGGAGAAGGCGCATGA
- a CDS encoding thymidine kinase, whose amino-acid sequence MAKLYFSYATMNAGKSTMLLQAAYNYQERGMRVVMLIAAFDDRAGMGRIASRIGLQSDAIPFRDGDDLYGLIERLNADGSGDIACVFVDEAQFLGEAQVWQLARVADRLGIPVMAYGLRTDFQGKLFPGSMALLAIADELREVRTICHCGRKATMVVRLGGDGKVVREGAQVDVGGNEKYVSYCRRHWEDRMREG is encoded by the coding sequence ATGGCCAAACTCTATTTCAGCTATGCGACGATGAATGCGGGCAAGAGCACGATGCTCCTGCAGGCTGCCTACAACTATCAGGAGCGCGGCATGCGCGTCGTGATGCTGATCGCCGCCTTCGATGACCGCGCCGGCATGGGCCGCATCGCATCGCGCATCGGACTGCAGTCGGATGCGATTCCCTTCCGCGACGGCGACGATCTCTACGGCCTGATCGAGCGGCTGAACGCCGATGGATCCGGGGACATTGCCTGCGTCTTCGTCGACGAGGCGCAGTTTCTCGGCGAAGCGCAGGTGTGGCAACTCGCGCGCGTTGCCGATCGCCTCGGCATACCGGTGATGGCCTATGGCCTGAGGACGGATTTCCAGGGCAAGCTCTTCCCCGGCTCCATGGCCCTGCTTGCGATTGCGGATGAGTTACGCGAAGTCAGGACGATTTGCCATTGCGGACGAAAGGCGACCATGGTCGTGCGCCTCGGCGGAGACGGCAAGGTCGTGCGCGAAGGGGCGCAGGTGGATGTCGGCGGCAACGAGAAATACGTGTCCTATTGCCGGCGCCATTGGGAAGACCGGATGCGCGAGGGCTGA
- a CDS encoding extensin family protein — protein MRRVTGMLLLSTFVLSGATLPMEGPLPVPRPATDGDQPTPTPRPAIPRANETGEGEINARSGRELPPGWKDDALDAVPVVEIEKEDPQAYASCLSALRSLGSTFAEADRIDDGKGCGIDKPIDVSAILPDVALKPEGIMRCETALALARWTKETATPAAKAAFGPDTRIAALNQASTYVCRLRNNGTTGKISEHARGNAVDIASFTLADGKIIEIQPRDEDGTMAGAFQRAVTASACLYFTTVLDPGSDAAHEDHLHLDVIERKNGYRYCR, from the coding sequence ATGCGCCGCGTCACCGGAATGTTACTGCTCTCCACCTTCGTTCTTTCAGGAGCGACCCTGCCGATGGAGGGACCGCTACCGGTACCGAGGCCCGCAACGGATGGCGATCAGCCGACGCCAACGCCGCGGCCCGCGATACCCCGCGCGAATGAGACCGGCGAGGGCGAGATCAACGCCCGGAGTGGGCGAGAGCTACCCCCGGGCTGGAAAGATGATGCTCTTGATGCCGTGCCGGTCGTCGAGATCGAGAAGGAAGACCCGCAAGCATATGCGTCCTGTCTTTCCGCGCTCAGGTCGCTCGGCAGCACTTTTGCCGAGGCCGACCGCATCGATGACGGTAAGGGCTGCGGCATCGACAAGCCGATCGATGTCAGTGCCATACTGCCGGACGTGGCCCTGAAGCCTGAGGGCATCATGCGCTGCGAAACGGCCTTGGCGCTTGCTCGCTGGACCAAGGAGACCGCCACTCCGGCCGCCAAAGCTGCTTTCGGACCCGACACCCGTATTGCCGCCCTGAACCAGGCCTCCACCTATGTCTGTCGCCTGAGGAACAACGGCACCACCGGCAAGATCTCCGAGCACGCCCGCGGCAATGCGGTCGACATCGCCTCCTTCACTCTCGCAGACGGCAAGATCATCGAGATTCAGCCGCGGGATGAAGATGGCACGATGGCCGGCGCGTTCCAGCGTGCGGTCACGGCCTCTGCCTGCCTCTACTTCACGACGGTGCTCGACCCGGGCAGCGATGCGGCACATGAAGACCACCTGCATCTCGACGTCATCGAGCGGAAAAACGGGTATCGCTATTGCCGATAG
- a CDS encoding DUF1993 family protein: MPLTMFTLSVPAFTRGFSALSGLLDKAETFASEAGLPLAELFDARLAPDMLPLAGQIQRASDTSKNAIARLTTLDVPRFPDEERTFADLRERIAKTLALFEAVKPEDLDGSETREVTLSFPSFKTTLSGEDYLTKFVLPNFYFHVTTAYAILRHRGVPIGKADYIVGLG; the protein is encoded by the coding sequence ATGCCGCTGACTATGTTTACGCTTTCCGTGCCGGCCTTCACCCGCGGCTTTTCCGCCCTCAGCGGCCTTCTCGACAAAGCCGAGACCTTCGCCTCGGAGGCCGGCCTTCCGCTTGCCGAGCTCTTCGATGCACGGCTTGCGCCCGACATGCTGCCGCTGGCAGGCCAGATTCAGCGGGCAAGCGACACCAGCAAGAACGCCATCGCGCGGCTGACGACGCTCGACGTGCCGCGCTTTCCGGATGAAGAACGGACCTTTGCCGACTTGCGCGAGCGCATCGCCAAGACGCTTGCATTGTTCGAGGCGGTCAAGCCCGAGGACCTCGACGGCAGCGAGACCCGCGAAGTGACGCTCAGCTTCCCAAGCTTCAAGACGACGCTCAGCGGCGAGGATTACCTCACGAAGTTCGTCCTGCCGAACTTCTATTTCCACGTCACCACCGCCTACGCCATCCTCCGCCACAGGGGCGTGCCGATCGGCAAAGCCGACTATATCGTCGGCCTCGGCTGA
- a CDS encoding choline ABC transporter substrate-binding protein — protein sequence MIRTFSIKFMLAGAVCMALAAGGALAAEPESCGTVRFSDVGWTDITATTATATTILKALGYQTDVKVLSVPVTYTSLKNKDIDVFLGNWMPTMEADIAPYREDKSVETVRENLEGAKYTLATNAKGAELGIKDFKDIAAHKDELEGKIYGIEPGNDGNRLIIDMVEKGTFGLEGFEVVESSEQGMLAQVARAEKDGEPIVFLGWEPHPMNANFKLTYLSGGDDIFGPNYGGATVHTNVRAGYTTECPNVGKLLQNLKFSLQMENEIMGKILNDGEDPEKAAAAWLKANPTALEPWLAGVTTKDGGDGMAAVKTALGL from the coding sequence ATGATAAGGACCTTCTCAATCAAATTCATGCTGGCGGGCGCCGTCTGTATGGCCCTGGCCGCGGGTGGTGCGCTCGCAGCCGAACCGGAAAGCTGCGGCACCGTTCGCTTCTCCGACGTCGGCTGGACGGACATCACCGCGACGACAGCGACGGCAACGACGATCCTCAAGGCATTGGGCTATCAGACGGACGTCAAGGTGCTGTCCGTTCCCGTCACCTACACGTCGTTGAAAAACAAGGACATCGACGTCTTCCTCGGCAACTGGATGCCGACGATGGAAGCCGACATTGCGCCCTATCGCGAGGACAAGTCCGTCGAGACCGTGCGCGAGAACCTCGAGGGCGCGAAGTACACTCTCGCGACCAATGCCAAGGGCGCAGAGCTCGGCATCAAGGACTTCAAGGATATCGCCGCCCACAAGGACGAGCTCGAGGGCAAGATCTACGGGATCGAGCCCGGCAATGACGGCAACCGGCTGATCATTGACATGGTCGAAAAAGGCACCTTCGGCCTCGAAGGCTTCGAAGTCGTCGAATCCTCCGAACAGGGCATGCTGGCGCAGGTCGCCCGTGCCGAGAAGGACGGCGAACCCATCGTCTTTCTCGGCTGGGAGCCGCATCCGATGAACGCGAACTTCAAGCTGACCTATCTCTCCGGCGGCGATGACATCTTCGGCCCGAACTACGGCGGCGCCACGGTGCACACCAACGTGCGCGCCGGTTACACGACCGAATGCCCCAACGTCGGCAAGCTGCTCCAGAATCTGAAGTTCTCGCTGCAGATGGAGAACGAGATCATGGGCAAGATCCTGAACGACGGCGAAGATCCGGAGAAGGCGGCGGCCGCATGGCTCAAGGCCAATCCGACTGCGCTCGAGCCTTGGCTCGCCGGGGTCACGACCAAGGATGGCGGAGACGGAATGGCTGCGGTCAAGACCGCTCTCGGTCTCTGA
- a CDS encoding DUF6638 family protein, which yields MKRLLEAELIYGRLLDISEPHLIARYNKALEGFGLRPTALERFSIDMTGFSPEIAEELGDRDYLDPNRVNRRFIILTPAQAELPVVHTSFSNTAALMHEFFNANSRAINAVTIKDALYGEIEDSVSVIEDIDDLLSINEVRFRVLSAEDMLGKATELRELIDRLKKVPNAWADDAMLERMVELAKTTGDIRQNALVPEELVFRHEAYWANHFGGVYVFLDEKTTTVICDPSVPGFRRSRPWQVSYIAITDHARIYDFLATTNRLQLPQASWVQESGLFQHRADMVIRGLINEADATADLMNADRIWLQTWIHRNAALVARDGIYPFLQEMSRAIAATGTISMPEVAPENRFLLVRAAPRHPDQWLVNRLISQLTPRDFVSRFVFDKQGFYDAYERYSEKFREYVVATLTDTYLKDKAAFRHKLYGLTEE from the coding sequence ATGAAGCGCCTCCTCGAAGCGGAACTCATCTACGGACGGCTGCTCGACATTTCCGAGCCGCACCTCATCGCACGCTACAACAAGGCGCTGGAAGGCTTCGGTCTCCGACCGACGGCGCTCGAGCGGTTCAGCATCGACATGACCGGCTTCTCGCCGGAAATCGCCGAGGAACTGGGAGACCGCGATTATCTCGACCCGAACCGGGTCAATCGGCGCTTCATCATCCTGACGCCCGCGCAGGCGGAACTGCCGGTCGTTCACACGAGCTTTTCCAATACCGCGGCGCTGATGCATGAATTCTTCAACGCGAACAGTCGCGCGATCAATGCGGTCACGATCAAGGACGCGCTTTATGGCGAGATCGAGGATTCGGTGTCCGTCATCGAGGACATCGACGATCTTCTGTCGATCAACGAGGTGCGCTTCCGGGTGCTCTCCGCCGAGGACATGCTCGGCAAGGCGACGGAGCTTCGTGAACTGATCGACCGGCTGAAGAAGGTGCCTAATGCCTGGGCCGATGATGCGATGCTCGAGCGGATGGTGGAACTCGCCAAGACGACCGGCGACATCCGGCAGAACGCGCTCGTCCCGGAAGAACTCGTCTTCCGGCATGAGGCCTACTGGGCCAATCACTTCGGCGGCGTTTACGTTTTCCTGGACGAGAAGACGACGACGGTGATCTGCGATCCCTCGGTTCCGGGCTTCCGGCGGTCCAGGCCGTGGCAGGTAAGCTATATCGCCATCACCGATCACGCCCGCATCTACGATTTCCTGGCGACGACAAATCGCCTGCAACTGCCGCAGGCATCCTGGGTGCAGGAATCCGGTCTTTTCCAGCATCGCGCCGATATGGTCATTCGCGGGCTGATCAACGAGGCCGACGCGACTGCCGATCTGATGAATGCCGACCGGATATGGCTGCAGACCTGGATTCACCGCAATGCGGCGCTCGTCGCGCGCGACGGGATCTATCCCTTCCTTCAGGAAATGTCGCGGGCGATCGCGGCCACGGGCACGATCAGCATGCCGGAGGTGGCGCCGGAAAATCGTTTCCTGCTCGTCCGGGCAGCGCCGCGGCATCCGGATCAATGGCTGGTCAACCGCCTGATATCGCAACTTACCCCCCGCGATTTCGTCTCGCGTTTCGTCTTCGACAAGCAGGGCTTCTATGATGCTTACGAGCGCTACAGCGAAAAGTTCCGCGAATATGTTGTTGCGACCCTGACCGACACATATCTCAAGGATAAGGCCGCCTTCCGCCACAAGCTTTACGGTCTCACAGAGGAATAG
- a CDS encoding DUF2333 family protein encodes MFDPIVAFFQRVFAAVGRGIGLAVAWLLWPFVALGNWYRGRSWIIKGPLALILLGLILFYGYFIWQTQAWTNFDPDYVDRYKLAERKTPAGSPVSGPGATTGQSGAAATASQAAAAGPSSADNTTEALAVAQLPAGTVCQTSAVVDVAADLIDLNVNQNAWISSMLAYKLGLFGLDWDDTPWLDNKASFQRGVNQAVRRTAVELVDSLGRVRGTSGVNNDLQSARGNIQFDEETWYFGLNPFGPKTPTPSFYRAAMRDFRKFNVSLGKCEAIFDGRSDNMVEFLDRVANDLGNTSAIIRERSEFHNGGWFDTRADDRFWFAFGQLYGYYGILSAAGADFENVVTQRGLTPIYTETLRQLRAALRIQPLIISNGREDGWIMPTHLATMGFYILRVRSNIVEMRDILAR; translated from the coding sequence ATGTTCGATCCGATCGTTGCGTTCTTCCAGCGTGTTTTTGCGGCGGTCGGCCGTGGCATCGGGCTGGCGGTAGCGTGGCTTCTCTGGCCCTTCGTCGCGCTCGGCAATTGGTACCGGGGGCGTAGCTGGATCATCAAGGGGCCGCTAGCCCTGATCCTTCTGGGACTCATCCTCTTCTATGGTTACTTCATCTGGCAGACGCAGGCCTGGACCAATTTCGATCCGGATTACGTCGATCGCTACAAACTTGCCGAGCGCAAGACGCCGGCCGGCTCGCCGGTCAGCGGCCCGGGCGCGACGACGGGACAATCCGGTGCTGCCGCAACCGCCAGCCAGGCTGCCGCGGCGGGTCCGTCGAGCGCGGACAACACCACGGAGGCCCTTGCGGTGGCGCAGCTTCCGGCTGGAACGGTTTGCCAGACCTCGGCCGTCGTCGATGTCGCGGCCGATCTGATCGATCTCAACGTCAACCAGAATGCCTGGATATCCTCGATGCTCGCCTACAAGCTCGGCCTCTTCGGGCTCGATTGGGACGATACGCCCTGGCTCGACAACAAGGCGTCGTTCCAGCGCGGTGTCAACCAAGCGGTGCGTCGAACGGCGGTCGAACTCGTCGATTCGCTCGGTCGCGTTCGCGGCACGTCCGGCGTCAACAACGACCTGCAGAGCGCGCGCGGCAACATCCAGTTCGACGAGGAAACCTGGTATTTCGGCCTCAATCCCTTCGGCCCGAAAACTCCGACGCCGAGCTTCTATCGGGCGGCTATGCGCGATTTCCGGAAGTTCAACGTGTCGCTCGGCAAATGCGAGGCGATTTTCGACGGCCGGTCCGACAATATGGTGGAGTTCCTCGACCGCGTCGCCAACGATCTCGGCAATACGTCAGCGATCATCCGCGAGCGTTCGGAATTCCACAATGGCGGCTGGTTCGACACGCGCGCCGACGATCGCTTCTGGTTCGCCTTCGGCCAGCTCTACGGCTATTACGGCATCCTGTCGGCCGCCGGCGCGGATTTCGAGAACGTCGTCACGCAACGCGGTCTGACGCCGATCTATACGGAAACGCTGAGGCAGCTTCGCGCCGCGTTGCGCATTCAACCGCTCATCATATCGAATGGCCGCGAGGATGGCTGGATCATGCCGACGCATCTTGCCACCATGGGCTTCTATATCCTTCGCGTCAGGTCCAATATCGTGGAGATGCGCGACATTCTCGCCCGCTGA